A segment of the Oceanivirga salmonicida genome:
GTTTTATCTATTATTACTGGTCCAACTGTTACCTTATCAAATTCTACTTCTTTAGCAGTTGACAATTTAAATTTACCTGTTGAATCTACTTCTAAATCTAAATTCTTTCCTGCTTCTATTGATAATGTATCTCCTGCTTTTATTGTTGCTTCTCCATCATTTTTTGTTACTTGAGCATTAGTATTTTTACCTTCAACTTTATGACTTGCTGAATTTATTGCTTTTGCAACTTCATCTACTGTTGCTAATTTCTTTTCATCTCCTGCTTTTACTTCAACTGTTCCTGGTTTAGCTGTTGATTTAGATATTTCTCCTGTTTTAACCCCAACTTCATATTTAGTGCTTTTATCTGCTTGAGTTTTTGTTGTTACTGTCAATTGATCTGGCGTTATGCTTTCTACTGTTGATTTAGCTTCTTTTAATTGTTTAACATTTACCGCATCTTTATCATCAGTTCCTGCTAATACATTAGTTATTTTTTTACTTCCTGCATTTATTCCATCTGTTTTATCTATTATTACTGGTCCAACTGTTACCTTATCAAATTCTACTTCTTTAGCAGTTGACAATTTAAATTTACCTGTTGAATCTACTTCTAAATCTAAATTCTTTCCTGCTTCTATTGATAATGTATCTCCTGCTTTTATTGTTGCTTCTCCATCATTTTTTGTTACTTGAGCATTAGTATTTTTACCTTCAACTTTATGACTTGCTGAATTTATTGCTTTTGCAACTTCATCTACTGTTGCTAATTTCTTTTCATCACCTGTTTTTGATTTAACTTTACCTTCATCTGTACCAGTTCCTGCTTCTATTTTACCAGTTACTGCTTTTATTTTATTTGCAGAATTTACTGTTATAGTTGTATCATCTGTATTTACATCAAATGTTATTTTACTCTTTTTCTTTGCTCCATCTGTTGTTACTTTTGCTATTGTTGCTTTTCCATTTATGAAATCTACCTTATCATTTGTTTTTACCAAATCTTTTTTAGTTCCATTTCCTAATAAATTCCATCCAGATTCTTTTATTTTTGTTTGTAATTTATTAGCCACTGAGAATAATTGTGAACCATTTACTGCATCTGTACTTGTTGCACTGATTATTGCTGGTGAAACATTTTTTATTTGTCTTTCAAAACCAACTGAACCAACTGAAACTTGATCCCCTGGATTAATAGCATTTCCACCCGCATCTCTTCCTGCATAATTATCGTATACCATATTTTTACCGGTTGGTGTCCCATCTGAGTTTAATATAGGGATAATTGTTTTTGAAGAATATTCTGCATTAGTATTAGTGTCAGAGCCTGCACCTAGTGCTACTGAATTTGATTTATTTGCATTAGCTCCTATACCAAATGCTGTTGAACCAAATGCCATTGCTCTTGAGCCTGTACCAACTGCTGTTGATAAAGCACCTAATGCAAAAGATTGTGTACCTACAACAACAGAACCAGGTCCCTTTGCAGTAGTATTGATATAACGACCTGTTCCATTCGCAGAATTAGGTCTAGTATTATCAACTAACCATTTTCCTGTTTCTTTATAATATCGTTTAGCAACATTACTATTATTAAACTGTTTGTTAGTCATTGTATAATCATTCCACTTAGGTGGTCTTCCTTTATGCGCTACAAAATCTAAATCATCTCCACCAATAGAAATTGAAGAATCACCTAAAGCACTTGTATCTCCACCAATTGCTATAGATTGATTCCCATCCGCTATAGTATTTTTTACCCCTATAGCAATATTTTGTTGTTTAGTGGCTTTTGTTCCTCTTCCACCTATAGCTATTGATAAATCTCCAGTTGCTTCTCCTGCTATTCCCACAGCATCATTAGCTGCAGTTCCCCCTCCAACAGCATAGTCAGCCATAGAAAAACTACCGCTTATTAAAAATGCAATAATTGTAGCCTGAGTTACTTTAAGTTTTCCCTTTAACCATCTTTTTAAATTTTTATTAAAATCATTCTTCATAATATTATCTCCTTTTAAACAAATTATTGTATAAATTTTAAATAAAAATCTAAACTTTGATTAATAGTATTTAACGGATTTTAAAGTCTTAATATTTATGTCTAACTAAATAATTTTAAAATTTCTCTTTTATTTTTTTATACAAGTCTTAATTATATGTATATATTATACCATACCCCTCCCCCTACTTGTCAAATTTCATTAATTTTAATTAACAAAAATAGACTTTTTTTATTTATTTTTTTTTATTAATAAATATAAAAACAATGTATTAAAAAGTCTTTAATAGACTTTTATATTCCCCCTTCAAAATTTTACTTAATTTATGTTAGTTTAATATTACTTCTTTAATATTGAACAATTTAATTTTAAATTTGTTCCACCATATGTAAAAATAACTATTAAAAATAACTAATTTTTAAACTAATTATTATAATTCCAATTTTTTTTAAATAAAAAAAGATGAATAATTAGTACATTTAAGTTTCTAATTTTTCCATCTTTTATATAATTAGGTTATTTTGTAACAATTTTATAATTATTTACTTTCTATAATTTTCTAAATTTGAAGTATATTTTTTACCCTTTAATTTATTTATAGCTTTAACTTCTATTTGTCTTATTCTTTCTCTTGTTACATCAAATATTTTACCAACTTCTTCTAATGTTTTGGGTGCTCCATCATCTAATCCAAATCTATGTCTTAAAACCATTTCCTCTCTTTCATTAAGAGCTTCTTTTAAAATAGATTCAAGTTTTTCTCTTAATAATACCCTAGTAGTTGCATCATAAGGATTTAAAAATTTATCATCTTCAACAAAATCCCCTAATTGACTATCTTCTTCACTACCAACTGGCGTTTCAAGTGAAATTGGATCTTGATTCATCTCTAAAATACTTTTAACCTTATCTATTGGTATATCAAGTTTTTTAGATAATTCATCAGGACTTGGCTCTTTCCCTGTTTTTTGAAGTATCATTCTACTTTCTTTTTTTATTTTATTTATTGTCTCTATCATATGTACTGGTATTCTTATTGTTCTACCTTGATCGGCTATTGCTCTCGTTATTGCCTGTCTTATCCACCATGTTGCATAAGTTGAAAATTTAAACCCTTTTTCATGTTCAAATTTTTCTACCGCTTTAATAAGACCCATATTACCTTCTTGTATAAGATCTAATAATTTTAAACCCCTATTAGTATGTTTTTTGGCAATACTAACAACTAACCTTAAATTTGATTCTATTAGCTTTTTCTTGGCATCTTCATCATCTTCTAGTACTTTTTGTGCTAATTCTATTTCTTGTGCATGATTTAATAATGGAATGTTTCCTATCTCACGAAGATACATCTTAATCGGTTCATCAACATTTAATTGATCTGCAATTTTCATTATATCATCATTAAGCATTTTTTGAACTTCTTCATCATCTATTTTATCATAAGGTATAGTAGTTAAATTTAATTTTTCATTTATAATCTTTATTCCTTGTGATTCCATTTTAAGGATAAATTGTTCTAATTTTTCCTTACCTATTCTTTTTAAAAATAGATCCTCTAATTGCCTCCTGCTGATTTCACCTTTTGATTTAGCTTCTTTTAAGATATTTGACAAATCACTCTTTAAATCATTTATTTGATAAGACATGCAAATTCCTTCCTTCGTATTCTAAATATTCTGAAAATAATTTCTCTGTTTCTTCCCTATTTATAATATTTATTTTCTTTAATTTATTAATATATTCTATGTACTTAACGTACATATCGCTTGGCATTTTTGAAAGATTTCCTCCAGTATATATCATAATATAGTTTAGCGAATCTTTGATATATGCTTCTACCCATTTTGAATATATTTTATTTCTGTAATCCTCTTTTGTATATTTGTCTTCATATTTTGTTATTATGTGTCCCAAAGTTTCATAATCTTCTTTATCTAAATTATTTTCATTAAAATCTGATTTTACGAGTTTTTCTAAAATATCACTATATTCTCCAGCAAAAATAAAGTTAGTATATTTCTTTCTTTCTTCTTGTCTCCTATAAAGAAGATAAATTGTAAGTTCTTCTAATTGTTTAGATTTACTTAATTTTTGTTCTTCATTTTCAGAATTTATTTTTTTCTTAGTACTTATTTTTTCTGCATTAATATTTTTAAAAATTATTTCTTTTTCTAATACATCATAATTAATTTCTAATCTAGCTGACAGTTTTTTTAAATTGTTTTCAAAATGTATAGCACTTGAAAAACTTGAAAAATAGTCTTTTAAATCATTAATTACTGATATTTTTGATGCTATCTTAGTCATATCATATGATTTAGAATAATGAATGTATAAAAAGTCAAACGCATCTATTGATTTATTAAGTAGTTCTATAAATTTGTCTTTTCCATATTTAAATATAAATTCATCTGGATCTTTTGCAAGATTTTCCAAATTCATTATTTTGATATTAAACCCATATTTATTAAGTATATTTATACTTCTTATCTTGGCTTCTTTACCTGCATTGTCATCATCATAAGCGATTACTATGTTTTTAGTCATTTTACTTATTAAAAATGCTTGCTTTTCTGTAAGTGCTGTTCCAAGACTTGCTATGGTATTTTTTATATTATTTTGATGTAATCTAAGTACATCAAAAAATCCTTCCACCAATATACACGAGTTATATTCCCTTATTTTAACTCCACCATCAAATAAACCAAATACTTCATTACCTTTTACAAAAATTTTAGTTTCCTTAGAATTTAAATATTTTGCTGATTTTTCATCATTACTTATATCTCTTGCACCAAAACCAACTATTTTCCTATTTATATTATAAATAGGAAAGGTAATTCTATTTACAAAAGTATCGTAATATTGTTTGTTAAACTTAATTAAACCTAATTCTTCTAATATTTCATTATCAAATTTATTGTATAAATCATTATATGTATCTGTCGCATAACCTAGTCCAAAATTTTCTATATCTTCATTAGTATATGCTCTACTTTCTAGATACTTTAGTGCTTTTGTAGAATTTTTAAGATTTTTTTGAAAATGTTCATTAACTTTTGATAATTCTAAATAACTTTTCTCATTTTCATCAATCTTATATACTACATTGTCTAATTTAACATTATATCTTTTAGACAGTTCTATTAAGGCCTCTTTATAGCTAATTTTTTCCATTAAACTATAGAATTTTATTACATCTCCACCTATGCCTGTACTAAAATCTTTAAATATATTTTTATTTGGTGCAACACTAAATGAAGGGGTATTCTCCTCTTTAAAAGGTGAATAACCAATATAACCTGAACCAGATTTTCTTAAATCTACATACTCTGATATAAAGGTAACTATATCTATTTTCTCTAATAGTTTATCTTTTGAGTTTTTTTGATTATCTTTCATTTGTCCCTCTTATAATAGTATATTGCGTTATTAGAATTTGTCAAATTAATTTTCTTTAATTTCTATTTTATTTTCCAAAATCTCTTTAAAAACATCATCCATTACTTCATGTTTTTTATCTCCTGCGGTCATTTTTTCTCTAACAAGTTTTCCACAAACTATAGCTAATTCATATTTATTAGGTATCACATTTAGTAATTCATCAACTGTTATTTTATTTTTTTTCATTATACTCACCTTTTATTATTTTTTCTAACATGTTTATAGATTCTTCCAAATCGTCGTTAATTATAGTATAATCATAGTATTTTTCATACTCTAACTCTTTTTTCGCATTAATTAATCTTTTCTCTATCACTTCATTACTATCTGTTTTTCTGTCTCTTAATCTTTTTTCTAAAATCTCATCATCTGCAACCTTACAAAATATTAGCACTATGTCAGAATATTTTTGTTTAGCGATTACTGCTCCTTGTACATCTATTTCTAAAATTATATTATTACCTTTACTTAATTCTTTTTCTACCACTGAAATTAAAGTCCCGTAATAATTCCCATGAACATTAGCATATTCAAAAAATTCATTTCTTTCTATTTTCTTCTCAAATTCTTCTTTTGTAACAAAATAATAATCAACTCCATCAATTTCTCCAACTCTAGGTTTTCTACTAGTCGCCGATATTGATAAAGGTATATTTAACTTATCTCTTACTATTTTTGTTATAGTTGATTTCCCTGAACCAGAAGGTCCTGAAACTATAAATAATTTTCCTTGCATTGTTCTCCTTAATTTTAAAATGAGAACAGCCAATTTAAAATTGACTGTCTCCTTTCTATTATTTTTCTACATGTTCAACAGTTAATTCCTTATAATCTCTAAATCCTGTACCACCAGGTATTTTTTTACCTATAATAACATTTTCTTTAAGACCTTCTAATCTATCTACTTTTCCTTCAATAGCAGCATTAGCTAGAACCTTAGTTGTTTCTTGGAATGATGATGCAGATATAAAGCTTTCTGTATTAACGGCTGCTTTTGTTATACCTTGAATTATAGGTTCATAAGTAGCTTCTTTTTTACCTTTAGCTCTTAACATTTCATTTTCTTTTTCTATAATTCTCTTATCTACCAATTCATCCTCTAGGAATAAAGTAGCACCTGAATCAACAATTTTTACTTTTTGGAACATTTGCTTAACTATTATTTCTATATGTTTATCATTAACAGTAACTCCTTGTCCTCTATATACACCTTGCACTGATTCTAATATAAATTGTTGGGCTTCTACTTCCCCTTTAATTCTTAAAATATCATGTGGTGATATAGGTCCATCTGTAATTTTAGCACCTTTTTCTATAAGGGTTTCATTAGTTACTACTAAACGTTCTCCACCTTGTATAATATATTGCTTAATTTCAGCTCCTGTTTCAGCGTCTACAATAGAAATTGTTTTAGCTCCTCTTTTATTTTTTATATCATCTTTAAATATTACTCTACCTGTAACATCTGATAATACTGATTTACCTTTTGGATTTCTTGCTTCAAATAATTCTTGTATTCTAGGAAGTCCACCTGTAATATCTTTATTACCTTCTCCTGTTTTAATTATTTTAGCAATAGTTTGTCCTGCTTTAACTTTTTCTCCAGAACTAAACATTAAATATGCTCCATATGGTATACTATATTCAGCAATTTTTTTATTATTTTTACCATAAATAATTGCTCTTGGATTAATTTCTGTATTTTCAGAAGGTTTAACTGCTAGTTTTTCAACAACATTATATTTAATATCTATATTTTCTTTAATATATATATCTCTATATTCAATCTTACCTGATTCTTTTGTAATTATCGGTGTTTGGTGAGGATCGAATTCTGCTATTACACTACCTTTAGTTACCTTTGCTCCATTTTCATATTTAAGTTTAGATCCACTAGGTATTTCATATCTATATTTTCCAATTATTGCTCTCGCATTTTGAGAAACAACAACTTCTTCTCCGTGTACATCTTCTGCCATTTCTAAATCAACATATTTAATTTTACCAGTTATTTCTGCTTTAAAATCACTTTGTACACTAGATGCAGTAGCTACTCCACCTGTATGGAAAGTACGCATTGTAAGTTGTGTTCCTGGTTCTCCTATTGATTGCGCTGCTATAACTCCAACAGCTTCTCCTTTAAGAATTTCTTTATGATTAGATAAATCTATACCATAACATTTCTTACATACCCCTTTTTCAAGTTTACATGTAAGTGGACTTCTTAATATAACTTCTGATATTTCTAAAGCTTCAATTTCAGCTAATAACTCATCATCAATTAATGTATTAGCTTTTGCTATTACTTTATCTTCATGAATTAAATCAACAGCTAAATTTCTACCATATATTCTTTCAGATAATTTTTCAATAATCTCTCCTGATTCTACTAAATTAGAAACTTTAATTCCATTTGGTAGGCATCCACAGTCATCTCTATTAACTATAACTTCATGAGAAATATCAACTAATCTTCTTGTTAAATATCCTGAATCGGCAGTTCTTAAAGCCGTATCAGCAGATCCTTTTCTAGCACCATGTGAAGACATAAAGAAGTCTAAGACACTTAAGCCTTCTCTAAAGTTGGCTTTAATTGGTTTTTCCATAATTCTACCTTGTGTATCTGCCATAAGTCCACGCATTCCACCTAATTGACGCATTTGTGCTGTAGATCCTCTGGCTCCTGAAGTTGCCATCATGTATACTGAGTTAAATTCATCTAGGTTGTCCATCATATCTTCTGTAACTTTTTCAGTAACTTCTGACCAAATTTCAACCGTTCTTCTGTATCTTTCCTCGTTTATTATCTTACCTTGTCTATATTCTTCATCAACAGCTAAAACTTTTTTATCTGCTTCTTCTAATAAAGTTTTTTTACTTGCAGGTATTTCTAAATCTTCAACACTTACTGTAATTCCTGCTAAGGTACTATAATGATAACCAAATTCTTTTATCTTATCTAATAACTCAGAAGTAATTTGCGAACCATATTTTTTATATAATTCTATAATCAAATTAGATATTTCTTTTTTACCATAAGTTTTGTTATAATTTCTGACTTCTTTTGGTAACATAGTTGCAAACATAAGTCTTCCTGCTGTTGTTTCTACTAATTCTCCATCTATTTTAACCTTAACTATGGCATGTGTTTCTATCTTTTTATTTTGATAAGCTGTTACTAATTGATTTTTATTAGAGAATACTAAACCTTCTCCTTTTTCACCTTTTCTTGATTTAGTCATGTAATAACATCCCATAACCATATCTTGCGAAGGAACTGCTATAGGTTTACCACTTGAAGGTGATAAAATATTATTAGTTGACATCATTAATATTTTCGCTTCCATTTGTGCTTCTGGTGATAATACCAAATGAACAGCCATTTGGTCTCCATCAAAATCGGCATTAAATGCAGAACATACTAATGGGTGTAATCTTATAGCCTTACCTTCTATTAAAGTAGGTTCAAATGCTTGTATAGATAATCTATGTAATGTTGGGGCTCTGTTTAATAAAACAGGGTGATTTTTAATTATTTCTTCAATTAAATCCCATATACACTCATCTTCTTCTTCAACCATTCTTTTTGCAATTTTAATATTTATTGCTAATTCTCTTTTAACTAATTCTCTCATTAAGAAAGGTTTATATAGTTCCAATGCCATTTTCTTAGGCAATCCACATTGGTTCATTTTTAAATCTGGTCCTACGACTATAACAGATCTTCCTGAATAATCCACACGCTTACCTAATAAATTTTGTCTAAATCTTCCTTGTTTCCCTTTTAGTATAGAAGATAAAGATTTTAATTCTCTATTATTTTGAGAAAGTATTGCTTTTCCTCTTCTACCATTGTCTATTAAACAATCAACTGCTTCTTGTAACATTCTTTTTTCATTTTTAATCATTGTTTCAGGAGCATTTATTTCCATTAACTTTTTAAGTCTTGCATTTCTATTTATAACTCTTCTATATAAATCATTTAAATCAGAGGTTGCAAAACGACCACCATCTAATTGAACCATAGGTCTTAAATCTGCTGGCATTACTGGTAGTATAGTTAATATCATCCATTCAGGTCTATTACCTGATTGAATTAAATCTCTTAAAATGTTTAATCTTTTTATTATTTTTTTTCTTTTTTGTACTGAATTAGTTGCTTCAAGTTCTACTTCTAAATCTTTTTCCATTTTTTCTAAATCAAGACTTTCAAGTAATTCTAATATACCTTCTGCCCCCATTTTAGCAATAACTTTAATTTTTCTTTGTTTAATGTTTTCGTATTCTCTACTTTGGATTATACTTCCTCTTGAATACTCATCATTTCCTTCTATTATTATATATTTAGAATGATATAACACTGCTTCTAAATCTTTTGTAGATACTCCTAGTAAAATACTCATTTTATTAGGTGTACCCTTAGAGTACCATATATGTGCTATGGGTGCAGCTAATTCTATATGTCCCATTCTTTCTCTTCTAACTTTAGAAGTAGTAACATCAACGCCGCATCTTTCACATTTAATACCTTTATGTTTTAACCTTTTATATTTTCCACAAGCACATTCATAATCTTTAGCTGGGCCAAATATTTTTTCACAAAAAAGTCCGTTTGCTTCTGGCTTTAATGTTCTATAATTTATTGTTTCAGCTTTTGTAACTTCTCCATAAGACCAACTTAATATCTTTTCTGGTGAAGCTAACTTTATTTGAATACTATCAAAATCTCTTATACTCATTAAATAAGACTCCTTACATATCTACATTATTATCTAATTCTATTCTTTCTCCATCATTATCATAAAGGTTAATATCTAACCCCAATGATTGAAATTCCTTCATTAAAACTTTAAATGATTCTGGTGCTTCTGCCTCAGGCATTGATTGCCCTTTTACAATAGCTTCATAAGTTTTAGTTCTTCCGTTAATATCATCAGATTTAACTGTTAACATCTCTTGTAAAATATTAGATGCCCCATAGGCTTCTAATGCCCATACTTCCATTTCACCTAATCTTTGTCCACCGAATTGTGCCTTACCACCTAATGGTTGTTGTGTTACTAATGAATAAGGTCCTATTGCTCTTGCATGCATCTTATCTTCAACTAAATGGTGTAATTTTAACATATACATTCTACCAACTGTTACTGGATTATCAAATGCTTGTCCTGTTCTACCATCAATTAACTTAACCTTACCTGTTCTTGAAAATCCTGCTTCTTCTAATTTATCTTGTACATCTTTTTCACTAGCTCCATCAAATACAGGTGTTGCTATATATTCACCTAATGTTCCTAAGGCTAATCCTAAATGCACTTCCAATACTTGTCCTATATTCATACGCGATGGTACTCCTAATGGATTTAAACAAATATCAACAGGTGTTCCATCCTCTAAGTGTGGCATATCTTCAACAGGTAATATTCTTGATACTATACCTTTATTACCATGTCTACCAGACATTTTATCTCCAACAGTTATTTTTCTTTTTTCTGCTATATATATTCTTATTAATTTATTTACGCCTGCTTTTAAGTCATCTCCATTTTCTTTTGATAACTCTAATACTTCAACTACTGTTCCTTTAACCCCATGTGGTAATCTTAAAGAAGTATCTCTAACATCTTTTGCCTTATCACCGAATATTGCTCTTAATAGTTTTTCTTCTGCTGGTGGTTCAGTTTCTCCTTTTGGAGTCACCTTACCTACTAATATATCATCAGGTTTAACATATGCTCCAACCCTTATTACTCCTCTTTCATCTAAGTTTTTAAGAGCTTCTTCTGATATATTAGGTATTTCACGAGTTATTTCTTCATCTCCTAATTTAGTAGTTCTTGATTCTACATCAAATTCTTCTATATGAAGTGAAGTAAATACATCATCTTTTCTTAATCTTTCTGATATTAATATAGCATCCTCGTAGTTGTATCCTTCCCAAGGCATAAATGCTATTAATATATTTCTACCTAATGCTAAATCTCCACCAGAAGTTGATGGTCCATCTGCTAAAATTTGTCCTTTTTTAACTTTTTGTCCTAAATCAACTATAGGTTTTTGATGTAAACACATAGATTGATTAGATTTTTCAAAATTTAATAATCTATATAAGTATTCATTTCCATTTTTATCTGTTACTACTATTTTTTTAGCATCAACAGCACTAACATATCCTGCTACTTCAGAAGTTATAACTGCTCCTGAATCTATTGCAACTTTTCTTTCTAAACCTGTTCCAACCAAAGGAGCTTCTGTTTTAAGTAATGGTACTGCTTGTCTTTGCATGTTTGAACCCATTAACGCACGGTTAGCATCATCATGTTCTAAAAATGGTATTAATCCTGCTGAAACTGATACTAATTGCTTAGGTGATACATCCATTAAATCAACTTTATTTTTATCTATTGTTACTATCTCATCATCATATCTACACACAGGATCAGATAATAATTCACCCTTTTCATTTGTAGGTGTATCTGCTTGGGCTATAAATAGTCCTTCTTCCTCATCTGCTCCTAAATAATGTATATCATTAAAGTCTGCTACTCCATCTTTTACTTTTACATAAGGTGTTTCTATAAATCCATACTTATTAACCTTACCATAAGTTGAAAGTGAAGATATTAATCCTATATTAGGTCCTTCTGGTGTTTCTATAGGACATATTCTACCATAGTGTGAGTTATGAACGTCACGCACTTCAAATCCTGCTCTATCTCTTGAAAGTCCGCCCGGTCCTAATGCTGATATTCTTCTTTTATGAGTTAATTCACTCAAAGGATTAGACTGATCCATGAATTGTGATAATTGACCACTACCAAAGAATTCTAATATTAAAGCATTTAAAGGTTTAATATTTAATAAACTTTGAGATGTTAATGTATTAATATCTTGTGTAGTCATTTTTTCTCTTACCATTTTAGCCATTTTTATTATTCCACCTTTAATTTGTATGGCTAATAATTCTCCAACTCCACGAACACGTCTATTAGATAAATTGTCTATATCATCAGTAGTTCCTTCACCTCTCATAAGTTTTCTTATGTAGTTAATAGTTGCAACTATATCTTCTTTTGTTATTACTATTTCTGTATCAGGTAAATTTAATTTTAATCTTTTATTTATCTTATATCTTCCAACATTAGCTAAATCATATCTTTGCGGATTAAAGAACATAGGTTTTATCAGTGTTCTAGCACTTTCTAATGTTACTAAATCTCCTGGTCTTAATTTTTTGTATATTTCAATTATAGCTTCATCTGAATTATTTGTTATATCTGTCATTATTGAATTTGCCAATGGTTGATCTTCTGGTTTTACTTCCCAATAATTAAGTTTTTCTAATCCTATTTTAACCATATTTTCAATAGTTAATTCATCTATTCTTTTACCACTCTCTATTAAATATTCCCCAGTTGCTTCATTTAAAATATCATCTTTTGCAAAAGAACCTTCTAATCTAGATTTTAAGATACCTATTATTTCCTCTTTTGGATATTCTTTTTTTATCTCTTTTAAATTTATAGTTTTAGTTTCTAAAAAACTATCTATAATTTCTAAATTAGTCTTGAAAAAATCCACAGCTTTTAAAAATACTG
Coding sequences within it:
- the rpoB gene encoding DNA-directed RNA polymerase subunit beta, which encodes MTKLINRYSFGKIKDRGQMPNFLEFQLNSYEEFLQSKVDPFQREDKGFEAIFREIFPIESGNGTLKLEYQYYELHDSEAPLNDELECKKRGKTYSGQLKVMLRLINNKTGEIQESLVHFGEIPLMTDKATFIINGAERVVVSQLHRAPGITFNKELDMQTGKDIFIGKIIPYKGTWLEFEVDKKDCLNVKIDRRKKVPATVFLKAVDFFKTNLEIIDSFLETKTINLKEIKKEYPKEEIIGILKSRLEGSFAKDDILNEATGEYLIESGKRIDELTIENMVKIGLEKLNYWEVKPEDQPLANSIMTDITNNSDEAIIEIYKKLRPGDLVTLESARTLIKPMFFNPQRYDLANVGRYKINKRLKLNLPDTEIVITKEDIVATINYIRKLMRGEGTTDDIDNLSNRRVRGVGELLAIQIKGGIIKMAKMVREKMTTQDINTLTSQSLLNIKPLNALILEFFGSGQLSQFMDQSNPLSELTHKRRISALGPGGLSRDRAGFEVRDVHNSHYGRICPIETPEGPNIGLISSLSTYGKVNKYGFIETPYVKVKDGVADFNDIHYLGADEEEGLFIAQADTPTNEKGELLSDPVCRYDDEIVTIDKNKVDLMDVSPKQLVSVSAGLIPFLEHDDANRALMGSNMQRQAVPLLKTEAPLVGTGLERKVAIDSGAVITSEVAGYVSAVDAKKIVVTDKNGNEYLYRLLNFEKSNQSMCLHQKPIVDLGQKVKKGQILADGPSTSGGDLALGRNILIAFMPWEGYNYEDAILISERLRKDDVFTSLHIEEFDVESRTTKLGDEEITREIPNISEEALKNLDERGVIRVGAYVKPDDILVGKVTPKGETEPPAEEKLLRAIFGDKAKDVRDTSLRLPHGVKGTVVEVLELSKENGDDLKAGVNKLIRIYIAEKRKITVGDKMSGRHGNKGIVSRILPVEDMPHLEDGTPVDICLNPLGVPSRMNIGQVLEVHLGLALGTLGEYIATPVFDGASEKDVQDKLEEAGFSRTGKVKLIDGRTGQAFDNPVTVGRMYMLKLHHLVEDKMHARAIGPYSLVTQQPLGGKAQFGGQRLGEMEVWALEAYGASNILQEMLTVKSDDINGRTKTYEAIVKGQSMPEAEAPESFKVLMKEFQSLGLDINLYDNDGERIELDNNVDM